One region of Drosophila kikkawai strain 14028-0561.14 chromosome 2R, DkikHiC1v2, whole genome shotgun sequence genomic DNA includes:
- the LOC108070897 gene encoding sphingomyelin phosphodiesterase isoform X3 — protein sequence MKQRQLSWPGCRANCWLIALLATLTVAEVAALPFLFTHLRPQINWTQLETQPWVVEEQPRSIEPHLELVPHPNRTKISASDASDAEFLQRLANQTATSRMLWNDAGGGDGLVYPPFVDRALRLLNLKQVAFEVENSLMSQVTCTACRAGAGMIQHQIQSGKTDADLIQMITDYCTNLNIQTARVCQGVAQLFGTELIYVLKRVNLSPDELCSFVIGDGCADVYNPYHEWEVIFPPVPKPPRLADLPIPMEAAPFFKVLHISDTHYDPHYAEGSNAECNEPLCCRLSSGRPATPNAAAGKWGDYRKCDTPKRTVDHMLAHIAETHKDIDYILWTGDLPPHDVWNQTKEENLAILKETVQQMVEKFPGVPIFPALGNHESAPVNSFPPPYVNQVDISISWLYDELDIQWRRWLPQSVTHTVRRGAFYSVLVRPGFRIISMNMNYCNNKNWWLLLNSTDPATELQWFIYELQSAEFSNEKVHVIGHIPPGHSDCLKVWSRNFYKIIARYESTITAQFYGHTHYDEFEMFYDPHDLNHPNSVAYIGPSVSPYYDLNPGYRIYYVDGDHDSTTRLVIDHESWIMNLKEANLYGYPIWYKLYTARAAYNMKALRPSDWNNLLNELTNNQELFELYYKYYWKNSPARPTCDAECKKRLICDCKSGRSHDRKHFCAEVESKIDQESSKSWKSWFYRGLTNSYSLLSSITYLPKYLLGYR from the exons ATGAAACAGCGGCAGTTGTCGTGGCCAGGTTGCCGGGCAAACTGCTGGCTCATCGCCCTGCTGGCCACTCTGACAGTGGCGGAAG TTGCAGCTTTGCCCTTCCTGTTCACGCATCTCCGGCCGCAGATAAACTGGACGCAGTTGGAGACGCAGCCCTGGGTGGTGGAGGAGCAGCCGCGCAGCATTGAGCCGCATCTGGAACTGGTGCCGCATCCCAATCGCACCAAGATCAGTGCTTCCGATGCCTCTGATGCGGAGTTCCTCCAGCGGCTGGCCAACCAAACGGCTACCTCGCGAATGCTGTGGAACGATGCGGGTGGCGGGGATGGCCTGGTGTATCCCCCGTTCGTGGACCGCGCCCTGAGGCTGCTGAACCTCAAGCAGGTGGCCTTCGAGGTGGAGAACAGCCTGATGTCCCAGGTGACGTGCACCGCCTGCCGAGCTGGTGCCGGTATGATCCAGCATCAGATTCAGTCCGGCAAGACGGACGCTGACTTGATCCAAATGATCACGGACTATTGCACGAATCTGAATATCCAGACTGCCAGGGTTTGCCAGGGAGTCGCCCAGCTCTTTGGCACCGAGTTGATCTACGTCCTGAAGCGGGTCAACCTCAGTCCCGACGAGCTGTGCAGCTTTGTGATTGGCGATGGCTGCGCGGATGTCTACAATCCCTACCATGAATGGGAGGTGATCTTCCCACCGGTGCCTAAGCCACCACGTCTCGCCGACCTGCCCATTCCAATGGAGGCGGCTCCATTCTTTAAGGTCCTCCACATCTCTGACACCCACTATGATCCCCATTACGCGGAGGGCTCCAATGCCGAGTGCAATGAGCCTCTGTGCTGTCGTCTCAGCAGTGGACGACCAGCAACGCCAAATGCGGCTGCAGGAAAGTGGGGAGACTACAGGAAATGCGATACGCCCAAGCGGACGGTGGATCACATGCTGGCCCACATTGCCGAGACCCACAAGGACATTGACTACATCCTGTGGACCGGCGATCTGCCGCCGCACGATGTTTGGAACCAGACCAAGGAGGAGAACCTGGCCATTTTGAAGGAGACGGTGCAGCAGATGGTGGAGAAATTCCCTGGGGTGCCCATCTTTCCGGCTCTGGGCAACCACGAAAGTGCTCCGGTAAACAGTTTCCCTCCGCCGTATGTCAACCAGGTGGACATCTCAATTAGTTGGCTCTACGACGAGCTGGATATCCAGTGGCGTCGCTGGCTGCCCCAAAGTGTGACCCACACAGTGCGTCGCGGAGCCTTCTACTCGGTGCTGGTGCGTCCAGGCTTTCGCATCATTTCGATGAACATGAACtactgcaacaacaaaaactggTGGCTCCTGTTGAACTCCACAGATCCAGCCACGGAGCTGCAGTG GTTCATTTATGAGCTGCAGAGTGCCGAGTTCTCCAACGAAAAGGTTCATGTGATTGGTCACATTCCCCCAGGACATTCGGACTGCTTGAAGGTCTGGTCCCGAAACTTTTACAAGATCATTGCTCGCTATGAGAGCACCATAACAGCTCAGTTCTATGGACACACACACTACGATGAGTTTGAAATGTTCTACGATCCGCATGATCTGA ATCATCCTAATAGCGTGGCCTACATAGGACCTTCTGTTTCGCCCTACTACGATCTGAATCCTGGCTATCGGATCTACTATGTGGATGGAGACCATGACTCCACCACACGGCTGGTCATAGACCACGAGTCCTGGATAATGAATCTCAAGGAGGCCAATCTGTATGGATATCCCATATGGTATAAGTTATATACGGCACGAGCTGCTTACAATATGAAGGCTTTGCGGCCCAGTGACTGGAACAATCTGCTCAATGAGCTGACCAACAATCAGGAGCTCTTTGAGCTGTACTACAA ATATTACTGGAAGAACTCGCCGGCTCGACCCACTTGCGATGCCGAGTGCAAGAAGAGGCTGATCTGCGACTGCAAAAGTGGACGCTCCCACGATCGTAAACACTTTTGTGCCGAGGTCGAGTCGAAGATCGATCAGGAGTCTTCAAAGTCCTGGAAGTCGTGGTTCTATCGGGGACTAACCAACTC CTATAGCCTGCTATCCTCGATCACCTACCTGCCCAAATACCTGCTGGGGTACCGCTGA
- the LOC108070897 gene encoding sphingomyelin phosphodiesterase isoform X1, with translation MKQRQLSWPGCRANCWLIALLATLTVAEVAALPFLFTHLRPQINWTQLETQPWVVEEQPRSIEPHLELVPHPNRTKISASDASDAEFLQRLANQTATSRMLWNDAGGGDGLVYPPFVDRALRLLNLKQVAFEVENSLMSQVTCTACRAGAGMIQHQIQSGKTDADLIQMITDYCTNLNIQTARVCQGVAQLFGTELIYVLKRVNLSPDELCSFVIGDGCADVYNPYHEWEVIFPPVPKPPRLADLPIPMEAAPFFKVLHISDTHYDPHYAEGSNAECNEPLCCRLSSGRPATPNAAAGKWGDYRKCDTPKRTVDHMLAHIAETHKDIDYILWTGDLPPHDVWNQTKEENLAILKETVQQMVEKFPGVPIFPALGNHESAPVNSFPPPYVNQVDISISWLYDELDIQWRRWLPQSVTHTVRRGAFYSVLVRPGFRIISMNMNYCNNKNWWLLLNSTDPATELQWFIYELQSAEFSNEKVHVIGHIPPGHSDCLKVWSRNFYKIIARYESTITAQFYGHTHYDEFEMFYDPHDLNHPNSVAYIGPSVSPYYDLNPGYRIYYVDGDHDSTTRLVIDHESWIMNLKEANLYGYPIWYKLYTARAAYNMKALRPSDWNNLLNELTNNQELFELYYKYYWKNSPARPTCDAECKKRLICDCKSGRSHDRKHFCAEVESKIDQESSKSWKSWFYRGLTNSSEERTGDTATDGDNPFDLVIVNVGG, from the exons ATGAAACAGCGGCAGTTGTCGTGGCCAGGTTGCCGGGCAAACTGCTGGCTCATCGCCCTGCTGGCCACTCTGACAGTGGCGGAAG TTGCAGCTTTGCCCTTCCTGTTCACGCATCTCCGGCCGCAGATAAACTGGACGCAGTTGGAGACGCAGCCCTGGGTGGTGGAGGAGCAGCCGCGCAGCATTGAGCCGCATCTGGAACTGGTGCCGCATCCCAATCGCACCAAGATCAGTGCTTCCGATGCCTCTGATGCGGAGTTCCTCCAGCGGCTGGCCAACCAAACGGCTACCTCGCGAATGCTGTGGAACGATGCGGGTGGCGGGGATGGCCTGGTGTATCCCCCGTTCGTGGACCGCGCCCTGAGGCTGCTGAACCTCAAGCAGGTGGCCTTCGAGGTGGAGAACAGCCTGATGTCCCAGGTGACGTGCACCGCCTGCCGAGCTGGTGCCGGTATGATCCAGCATCAGATTCAGTCCGGCAAGACGGACGCTGACTTGATCCAAATGATCACGGACTATTGCACGAATCTGAATATCCAGACTGCCAGGGTTTGCCAGGGAGTCGCCCAGCTCTTTGGCACCGAGTTGATCTACGTCCTGAAGCGGGTCAACCTCAGTCCCGACGAGCTGTGCAGCTTTGTGATTGGCGATGGCTGCGCGGATGTCTACAATCCCTACCATGAATGGGAGGTGATCTTCCCACCGGTGCCTAAGCCACCACGTCTCGCCGACCTGCCCATTCCAATGGAGGCGGCTCCATTCTTTAAGGTCCTCCACATCTCTGACACCCACTATGATCCCCATTACGCGGAGGGCTCCAATGCCGAGTGCAATGAGCCTCTGTGCTGTCGTCTCAGCAGTGGACGACCAGCAACGCCAAATGCGGCTGCAGGAAAGTGGGGAGACTACAGGAAATGCGATACGCCCAAGCGGACGGTGGATCACATGCTGGCCCACATTGCCGAGACCCACAAGGACATTGACTACATCCTGTGGACCGGCGATCTGCCGCCGCACGATGTTTGGAACCAGACCAAGGAGGAGAACCTGGCCATTTTGAAGGAGACGGTGCAGCAGATGGTGGAGAAATTCCCTGGGGTGCCCATCTTTCCGGCTCTGGGCAACCACGAAAGTGCTCCGGTAAACAGTTTCCCTCCGCCGTATGTCAACCAGGTGGACATCTCAATTAGTTGGCTCTACGACGAGCTGGATATCCAGTGGCGTCGCTGGCTGCCCCAAAGTGTGACCCACACAGTGCGTCGCGGAGCCTTCTACTCGGTGCTGGTGCGTCCAGGCTTTCGCATCATTTCGATGAACATGAACtactgcaacaacaaaaactggTGGCTCCTGTTGAACTCCACAGATCCAGCCACGGAGCTGCAGTG GTTCATTTATGAGCTGCAGAGTGCCGAGTTCTCCAACGAAAAGGTTCATGTGATTGGTCACATTCCCCCAGGACATTCGGACTGCTTGAAGGTCTGGTCCCGAAACTTTTACAAGATCATTGCTCGCTATGAGAGCACCATAACAGCTCAGTTCTATGGACACACACACTACGATGAGTTTGAAATGTTCTACGATCCGCATGATCTGA ATCATCCTAATAGCGTGGCCTACATAGGACCTTCTGTTTCGCCCTACTACGATCTGAATCCTGGCTATCGGATCTACTATGTGGATGGAGACCATGACTCCACCACACGGCTGGTCATAGACCACGAGTCCTGGATAATGAATCTCAAGGAGGCCAATCTGTATGGATATCCCATATGGTATAAGTTATATACGGCACGAGCTGCTTACAATATGAAGGCTTTGCGGCCCAGTGACTGGAACAATCTGCTCAATGAGCTGACCAACAATCAGGAGCTCTTTGAGCTGTACTACAA ATATTACTGGAAGAACTCGCCGGCTCGACCCACTTGCGATGCCGAGTGCAAGAAGAGGCTGATCTGCGACTGCAAAAGTGGACGCTCCCACGATCGTAAACACTTTTGTGCCGAGGTCGAGTCGAAGATCGATCAGGAGTCTTCAAAGTCCTGGAAGTCGTGGTTCTATCGGGGACTAACCAACTC GTCTGAGGAACGAACAGGAGATACAGCAACGGATGGCGACAATCCTTTCGACTTGGTGATTGTTAACGTTGGTGGTTAA
- the LOC108070897 gene encoding sphingomyelin phosphodiesterase isoform X2 has product MKQRQLSWPGCRANCWLIALLATLTVAEALPFLFTHLRPQINWTQLETQPWVVEEQPRSIEPHLELVPHPNRTKISASDASDAEFLQRLANQTATSRMLWNDAGGGDGLVYPPFVDRALRLLNLKQVAFEVENSLMSQVTCTACRAGAGMIQHQIQSGKTDADLIQMITDYCTNLNIQTARVCQGVAQLFGTELIYVLKRVNLSPDELCSFVIGDGCADVYNPYHEWEVIFPPVPKPPRLADLPIPMEAAPFFKVLHISDTHYDPHYAEGSNAECNEPLCCRLSSGRPATPNAAAGKWGDYRKCDTPKRTVDHMLAHIAETHKDIDYILWTGDLPPHDVWNQTKEENLAILKETVQQMVEKFPGVPIFPALGNHESAPVNSFPPPYVNQVDISISWLYDELDIQWRRWLPQSVTHTVRRGAFYSVLVRPGFRIISMNMNYCNNKNWWLLLNSTDPATELQWFIYELQSAEFSNEKVHVIGHIPPGHSDCLKVWSRNFYKIIARYESTITAQFYGHTHYDEFEMFYDPHDLNHPNSVAYIGPSVSPYYDLNPGYRIYYVDGDHDSTTRLVIDHESWIMNLKEANLYGYPIWYKLYTARAAYNMKALRPSDWNNLLNELTNNQELFELYYKYYWKNSPARPTCDAECKKRLICDCKSGRSHDRKHFCAEVESKIDQESSKSWKSWFYRGLTNSSEERTGDTATDGDNPFDLVIVNVGG; this is encoded by the exons ATGAAACAGCGGCAGTTGTCGTGGCCAGGTTGCCGGGCAAACTGCTGGCTCATCGCCCTGCTGGCCACTCTGACAGTGGCGGAAG CTTTGCCCTTCCTGTTCACGCATCTCCGGCCGCAGATAAACTGGACGCAGTTGGAGACGCAGCCCTGGGTGGTGGAGGAGCAGCCGCGCAGCATTGAGCCGCATCTGGAACTGGTGCCGCATCCCAATCGCACCAAGATCAGTGCTTCCGATGCCTCTGATGCGGAGTTCCTCCAGCGGCTGGCCAACCAAACGGCTACCTCGCGAATGCTGTGGAACGATGCGGGTGGCGGGGATGGCCTGGTGTATCCCCCGTTCGTGGACCGCGCCCTGAGGCTGCTGAACCTCAAGCAGGTGGCCTTCGAGGTGGAGAACAGCCTGATGTCCCAGGTGACGTGCACCGCCTGCCGAGCTGGTGCCGGTATGATCCAGCATCAGATTCAGTCCGGCAAGACGGACGCTGACTTGATCCAAATGATCACGGACTATTGCACGAATCTGAATATCCAGACTGCCAGGGTTTGCCAGGGAGTCGCCCAGCTCTTTGGCACCGAGTTGATCTACGTCCTGAAGCGGGTCAACCTCAGTCCCGACGAGCTGTGCAGCTTTGTGATTGGCGATGGCTGCGCGGATGTCTACAATCCCTACCATGAATGGGAGGTGATCTTCCCACCGGTGCCTAAGCCACCACGTCTCGCCGACCTGCCCATTCCAATGGAGGCGGCTCCATTCTTTAAGGTCCTCCACATCTCTGACACCCACTATGATCCCCATTACGCGGAGGGCTCCAATGCCGAGTGCAATGAGCCTCTGTGCTGTCGTCTCAGCAGTGGACGACCAGCAACGCCAAATGCGGCTGCAGGAAAGTGGGGAGACTACAGGAAATGCGATACGCCCAAGCGGACGGTGGATCACATGCTGGCCCACATTGCCGAGACCCACAAGGACATTGACTACATCCTGTGGACCGGCGATCTGCCGCCGCACGATGTTTGGAACCAGACCAAGGAGGAGAACCTGGCCATTTTGAAGGAGACGGTGCAGCAGATGGTGGAGAAATTCCCTGGGGTGCCCATCTTTCCGGCTCTGGGCAACCACGAAAGTGCTCCGGTAAACAGTTTCCCTCCGCCGTATGTCAACCAGGTGGACATCTCAATTAGTTGGCTCTACGACGAGCTGGATATCCAGTGGCGTCGCTGGCTGCCCCAAAGTGTGACCCACACAGTGCGTCGCGGAGCCTTCTACTCGGTGCTGGTGCGTCCAGGCTTTCGCATCATTTCGATGAACATGAACtactgcaacaacaaaaactggTGGCTCCTGTTGAACTCCACAGATCCAGCCACGGAGCTGCAGTG GTTCATTTATGAGCTGCAGAGTGCCGAGTTCTCCAACGAAAAGGTTCATGTGATTGGTCACATTCCCCCAGGACATTCGGACTGCTTGAAGGTCTGGTCCCGAAACTTTTACAAGATCATTGCTCGCTATGAGAGCACCATAACAGCTCAGTTCTATGGACACACACACTACGATGAGTTTGAAATGTTCTACGATCCGCATGATCTGA ATCATCCTAATAGCGTGGCCTACATAGGACCTTCTGTTTCGCCCTACTACGATCTGAATCCTGGCTATCGGATCTACTATGTGGATGGAGACCATGACTCCACCACACGGCTGGTCATAGACCACGAGTCCTGGATAATGAATCTCAAGGAGGCCAATCTGTATGGATATCCCATATGGTATAAGTTATATACGGCACGAGCTGCTTACAATATGAAGGCTTTGCGGCCCAGTGACTGGAACAATCTGCTCAATGAGCTGACCAACAATCAGGAGCTCTTTGAGCTGTACTACAA ATATTACTGGAAGAACTCGCCGGCTCGACCCACTTGCGATGCCGAGTGCAAGAAGAGGCTGATCTGCGACTGCAAAAGTGGACGCTCCCACGATCGTAAACACTTTTGTGCCGAGGTCGAGTCGAAGATCGATCAGGAGTCTTCAAAGTCCTGGAAGTCGTGGTTCTATCGGGGACTAACCAACTC GTCTGAGGAACGAACAGGAGATACAGCAACGGATGGCGACAATCCTTTCGACTTGGTGATTGTTAACGTTGGTGGTTAA
- the LOC108070813 gene encoding orexin/Hypocretin receptor type 1 yields MALLHYTLEQLDLYLKWAFVTHSESTEIPTTTARYPGVFVSDLSQLNSFKRNAFSAVVGTLFVLAFTGNLGTLYVNTRRKLRPFFRACLISLACSDLVSTVFCTVSYMAQFQAQYLQLWTIGGFMCKFVPFITTTSVLSGSLTLVAIALDRYLAVMRPVLGFWNPDYRFSTLCMLLIWACSIGASGPLLGIYDYRLIYLLDVERNKTEEETTSTVTVEPEELVVTELELVHMCLAGDHDVGLYYVILFTLIFLPCIVSFLWLNATIARQLWLRRHYHQEQHVQSQEPKEGQFKSLGSSGKGDLLMPSTLVSAMGVALPFVLEKAGPLPQTNPLRAEPVRKTTAAAMAREARHRKMVVIVVLMMAVFICLRLPAWVFLIMRLYGSYSEPVDWLLYFSFGILNLFSCALNPIFYTFLTQTIRTVSLMKQKIRGFFGCSNGKPQDAAMPLDQVNRSSCCCGLRAPTFSWRCYQAKEKQGAPTIEIKDLELQLPGQPSGEVQSEPSGLRRFSFRSFKREVFTIYKQCDDSSSASIESSA; encoded by the exons ATGGCCCTTTTACACTATACTTTGGAGCAACTGGATCTGTACCTGAAGTGGGCTTTTGTCACGCATAGCGAGTCTACCGAGATCCCTACGACCACTGCTCGCTATCCGGGCGTCTTTGTGAGCGATCTTAGCCAGCTGAATAGCTTCAAGCGGAATGCCTTCTCTGCCGTGGTGGGCACCTTGTTTGTCCTGGCTTTCACCGGGAACCTGGGTACTCTTTATGTCAACACCCGAAGAAAGCTGCGTCCCTTCTTTCGGGCTTGTCTAATATCCTTAGCCTGCAGTGACCTGGTCTCCACCGTCTTCTGCACGGTGTCCTATATGGCGCAGTTTCAGGCACAGTATCTTCAGCTTTGG ACAATTGGTGGCTTCATGTGCAAGTTTGTGCCCTTTATTACCACCACTTCGGTGCTGTCTGGCAGCCTGACTTTGGTGGCCATCGCCCTGGATCGCTACTTGGCTGTGATGCGACCTGTGCTGGGCTTCTGGAATCCCGACTATCGCTTTAGCACCCTCTGCATGCTGCTGATCTGGGCCTGCTCTATAGGCGCCTCAGGACCCTTATTAGGAATCTATGACTACCGTCTGATTTATCTACTGGATGTGGAGCGCAATAAAACTGAGGAGGAGACAACCAGCACAGTTACAGTTGAGCCGGAGGAGCTGGTGGTCACCGAACTGGAGCTGGTCCATATGTGCCTGGCCGGGGAC CACGATGTCGGACTCTACTACGTCATACTCTTCACCCTGATTTTTCTACCCTGCATCGTGTCGTTCCTCTGGCTGAATGCAACGATAGCCAGGCAATTGTGGCTTCGCAGGCACTACCACCAGGAGCAACATGTGCAGAGCCAGGAACCAAAGGAGGGTCAGTTCAAGTCGCTGGGATCGTCGGGCAAAGGGGATCTCCTTATGCCCTCCACGCTGGTCAGTGCCATGGGAGTAGCTCTACCTTTTGTGCTGGAAAAGGCGGGTCCACTGCCGCAGACGAATCCTCTACGGGCGGAACCTGTAAGAAAGACCACGGCAGCAGCCATGGCCAGAGAGGCCAGACATCGCAAGATGGTGGTGATTGTTGTCCTGATGATGGCTGTCTTCATTTGTCTACGACTGCCAGCGTGGGTCTTCCTGATCATGCGACTCTATGGCTCCTATTCGGAGCCCGTCGACTGGCTGCTCTACTTCAGTTTTGGCATTTTGAACCTTTTCAGTTGTGCCTTGAATCCCATATTCTATACCTTCCTCACCCAGACCATACGCACCGTGTCCCTGATGAAGCAGAAAATCCGTGGATTCTTTGGCTGCAGCAATGGCAAGCCACAGGATGCAGCCATGCCCCTGGATCAGGTGAacaggagcagctgctgctgcggcctGAGGGCGCCCACCTTTAGCTGGCGCTGCTACCAAGCTAAGGAGAAGCAAGGAGCTCCCACCATCGAGATAAAGGATTTGGAGCTGCAGCTGCCCGGCCAGCCATCGGGCGAGGTGCAGTCGGAGCCGAGTGGCCTGCGGCGGTTCAGCTTCCGGAGCTTCAAGCGCGAGGTGTTCACCATTTACAAGCAGTGCGATGACTCGTCGAGTGCGTCAATCGAGTCCTCCGCCTGA
- the Ir60a gene encoding uncharacterized protein Ir60a, producing the protein MLPAKDIGPEVWKAGVDCLDSFAQIFFYRKPAERFTRAYNLMLTHAFNLSSPADQIQEGFSKRINEAATDPTEPRRGELFQMRVVTDHSRHDRSKSFGALTYTDNYVIIVDSVERLLSLMSRFISKMRSWNPGARFLVLFHNPHMRNRPWTVASQIFNELMHSFYVHRVALLYANSSMDYNLLVNDYYSNVDCRILNVQSVGQCHDGELYPSPNAVHASMLDYVAGFSPAYCTFYVCASISAPFVEADCITGLEMRILGFMRNRMKFYVNQTCSTESRGEMDNNGVWNGLLGKLTDNECDFVIGGYYPDNEVADFFWGSDTYLQDAHTWYIKVADRRPAWQAMVGIFEPLTWVAFILVQLLSWWCWFALVKVLPEPRYFQQISLTAINTMAVSIGIAVQERPICEATRIFFMALTFYGLNVVAIYTSKMIGTFQDPGYLHQLDELTEVVAAGIPYGGHEESRDWFENEDDMWIFNGYNISPEFTPQTKNLKAVKSGERCILSNRMYTLQSPLADDIYAFEQNVFSSPLQMIMKAGFPFLFEMNSIIRLMRDVGIFQKIDADFRYNNTYLNRINKMRPHFADMAIVLTTEHLKGPFGILVVGIFCAALTFLGELITRHWRCQVVSRKQQDRIKRRQKKRRGKGKGKVKRNKGFQDGSTIQVQVAPVVRFTPLKRRKVF; encoded by the exons ATGCTGCCAGCCAAGGACATTGGACCCGAGGTGTGGAAAGCCGGAGTCGATTGCCTGGACAGCTTTGCGCAAATCTTTTTCTACAGGAAACCCGCTGAGCGTTTCACCAGAGCTTACAACCTAATGCTGACCCATGCCTTCAATCTCTCCAGTCCGGCTGACCAGATCCAGGAGGGTTTCAGCAAGCGTATCAACGAGGCGGCCACGGATCCCACGGAGCCACGGAGAGGGGAACTCTTCCAGATGCGAGTCGTTACCGATCATAGTAGACACGATCGTAGCAAGAGCTTTGGCGCTTTGACTTACACGGATAACTATGTGATAATAGTGGACTCGGTGGAGCGACTGCTCAGCCTGATGAGTCGCTTTATAAGCAAGATGCGCTCTTGGAATCCCGGAGCCAGATTCCTAGTGCTCTTTCACAACCCACACATGCGGAATAGACCCTGGACCGTGGCCTCTCAGATCTTTAACGAGCTGATGCACAGCTTCTATGTGCATCGCGTGGCCCTGCTCTATGCCAACTCCTCCATGGACTACAATCTTCTGGTCAATGATTACTACAGCAATGTGGATTGCCGGATTCTGAATGTCCAGAGCGTGGGTCAGTGCCATGATGGAGAGCTGTACCCCAGTCCCAATGCCGTGCATGCTTCTATGTTGGACTATGTGGCGGGATTTAGTCCTGCTTACTGCACCTTCTACGTCTGTGCCTCGATTTCTGCGCCCTTTGTGGAGGCCGACTGCATCACGGGCCTGGAGATGAGGATTCTGGGTTTTATGAGAAATCGAATGAAGTTTTAT GTTAATCAAACCTGCAGCACCGAGTCTCGGGGAGAGATGGACAACAATGGCGTATGGAATGGCCTTCTCGGTAAGCTAACCGACAACGAGTGCGACTTTGTTATCGGTGGCTACTATCCGGACAACGAAGTGGCCGACTTCTTCTGGGGCTCCGATACCTATTTGCAGGATGCACACACCTGGTACATCAAGGTGGCCGACCGCCGTCCTGCCTGGCAGGCAATGGTTGGGATCTTTGAGCCCCTTACTTGGGTTGCTTTTATCCTGGTACAGCTGCTCAGTTGGTGGTGTTGGTTTGCCCTGGTGAAGGTGCTGCCGGAGCCGAGATACTTCCAACAGATCAGCCTGACGGCCATCAACACCATGGCCGTATCTATAGGCATTGCAGTTCAGGAGCGTCCCATATGCGAGGCCACGCGGATCTTCTTCATGGCCTTGACCTTCTACGGGCTCAATGTGGTGGCCATTTATACGTCCAAGATGATAGGAACATTCCAGGACCCTGGCTATCTCCATCAGCTGGACGAACTGACGGAGGTGGTGGCCGCCGGTATACCCTACGGCGGGCACGAAGAGAGTCGTGATTGGTTTGAGAACGAGGATGACATGTGGATTTTCAATGGGTACAACATCTCACCGGAGTTCACTCCGCAAACAAAGAACCTAAAGGCCGTGAAGTCGGGTGAACGCTGCATCCTCAGCAACCGAATGTACACGCTGCAGAGTCCCCTAGCGGACGACATCTATGCGTTCGAGCAGAATGTCTTTAGCAGTCCGCTGCAGATGATCATGAAGGCGGGCTTCCCTTTCCTGTTCGAGATGAACAGCATCATCCGGCTGATGCGGGATGTCGGCATCTTCCAGAAGATCGACGCAGACTTTCGGTACAACAATACGTATTTAAACAGGATCAACAAGATGAGGCCACACTTTGCGGACATGGCCATTGTCCTGACCACGGAGCACCTCAAAGGACCCTTTGGCATCCTGGTGGTGGGCATCTTCTGTGCCGCCCTCACCTTTCTAGGGGAGTTAATAACCCGACATTGGCGCTGCCAGGTGGTCAGCAGAAAGCAGCAGGACAGGATTAAGCGACGTCAAAAGAAGAGGCGTGGCAAGGGTAAGGGAAAGGTTAAGAGGAACAAGGGATTTCAGGATGGCAGTACCATCCAAGTTCAAGTGGCTCCAGTCGTACGATTTACGCCACTCAAACGACGCAAAGTTTTCTAG